The following are from one region of the Paenibacillus protaetiae genome:
- a CDS encoding TerC family protein: MELFTVDFWSALLVIVFIDLMLAGDNAIVIGMAARNLPKSQQKKAVIYGTAGAVIIRIVATLIVVKLLGVPWLHLIGGLLLVWIAYKLLTEEENHDDIKAGNTLGQSIRTIILADAAMGIDNVLAVAGASHGDDLLVIIGLLISIPVVVWGSTIFIRLIEKFSWIAYIGAAVLGYTSAKMIAHEKAFGDFFTSNDLLYWSFVAVIIVLILLAGVWKNNQNRSKMLQQKSRESH, translated from the coding sequence ATGGAATTGTTTACAGTTGACTTTTGGTCCGCTCTGCTCGTCATTGTATTTATCGATTTAATGCTGGCAGGCGATAACGCCATTGTCATTGGCATGGCAGCCCGCAACCTGCCAAAAAGCCAACAAAAAAAAGCGGTTATTTACGGCACAGCCGGCGCGGTTATTATCCGGATTGTCGCAACGCTTATTGTTGTCAAGCTGCTGGGCGTGCCATGGCTGCATTTGATCGGCGGGCTTCTGCTCGTCTGGATTGCTTATAAGCTTCTGACGGAAGAGGAAAATCACGACGATATAAAAGCCGGCAATACGTTAGGCCAGTCGATCCGCACCATTATTCTCGCGGATGCGGCAATGGGCATTGATAACGTTCTGGCAGTAGCCGGCGCTTCGCACGGAGACGATCTGCTTGTCATTATCGGGCTGTTAATCAGTATTCCGGTTGTCGTATGGGGCAGCACAATATTTATCCGCCTGATCGAGAAATTCAGCTGGATCGCTTATATCGGCGCCGCAGTATTAGGTTACACGTCAGCCAAAATGATTGCGCACGAAAAAGCGTTCGGCGATTTTTTCACCTCAAACGACTTGCTCTACTGGTCATTCGTTGCCGTCATTATCGTATTGATTTTATTGGCCGGCGTTTGGAAAAACAATCAAAACCGCAGCAAAATGCTGCAACAAAAAAGCAGAGAATCCCACTAG
- a CDS encoding TerC family protein, with protein MDNLIIFIEIVLVNVLLSGDNAVVIAMASQHLPPVQRKRAIWWGALAAVGLRCLLTFAALSLLDTPYIQAVGAVLLLYIAIKLLTDAGEPAGGHAGPKAKTLGQAIRTIVAADFVMSLDNVLAIAAVADGKAVLILLGIALSIPMIIWGSQLIGTMLQRFPVLVYLGAGLLGYTAGGMLVHDTGVRELILSFSWAKTATEAVPLFCAPLVIAAGIMIRRRKGI; from the coding sequence GTGGATAACCTGATTATTTTTATTGAAATTGTATTGGTCAACGTGCTGTTAAGCGGCGATAATGCCGTTGTGATCGCGATGGCGAGCCAGCATTTGCCTCCCGTACAGCGGAAGCGGGCGATTTGGTGGGGAGCGCTGGCCGCTGTCGGCTTAAGATGCCTGCTTACATTCGCGGCGCTATCGCTGCTGGATACGCCTTATATACAGGCTGTTGGTGCCGTTCTGCTGCTGTATATTGCCATCAAGCTGCTGACGGATGCCGGCGAACCGGCCGGAGGGCATGCCGGCCCCAAAGCGAAGACGCTCGGACAGGCCATCCGCACGATTGTAGCGGCTGATTTCGTGATGAGCCTGGACAATGTGCTGGCAATCGCCGCTGTTGCAGATGGCAAAGCTGTTCTTATTTTGCTCGGGATTGCGTTAAGCATACCTATGATTATTTGGGGCAGCCAGCTGATCGGCACGATGCTTCAGCGGTTCCCGGTTCTCGTTTATTTGGGTGCAGGCCTGCTTGGCTACACAGCGGGCGGGATGCTTGTGCATGACACCGGCGTCCGCGAGCTCATTCTTTCATTCAGCTGGGCCAAAACCGCGACCGAAGCGGTTCCGCTGTTCTGTGCGCCGCTGGTCATTGCGGCGGGAATTATGATCCGCCGGCGCAAAGGGATATAG
- the typA gene encoding translational GTPase TypA, producing MHARENIRNIAIIAHVDHGKTTLVDKLLQQSGTFREHEAVQERAMDSNDLERERGITILAKNTAITYKENLINIVDTPGHADFGGEVERIMKMVDGVLLVVDAYEGCMPQTKFVLRKALEHQLTPIVVVNKIDRPAARPAEVIDEVLDLFIELGANDDQLEFPVVYASALMGTSSLDPEKQDENMEALYETIVSHIPHPTETMDEPLQFLVTLLDYNEYLGRIAVGRVNRGVIRQGQPVAVMTREGAVKQARIEKLFGFQGLKRIEIDEAGAGDIIAVAGIREINIGETIADSSKPEALPVLKIDEPTLQMTFLVNNSPFAGREGKWVTSRKLRERLFKELETDVALRVDETDSPDAFIVSGRGELHLGILIENMRREGYELQVSKPEVIIKEEDGKKQEPYERLLIDVPEESMGAVMESLGTRKAEMVNMINNGTGQVRLEFIIPARGLIGYRTQFLTLTRGYGIMNHAFDSYGPLATGVGGRHQGVLVSSETGTSTFYGMLGVEDRGILFVEPGTEIYEGMIVGEHTRDNDIIVNICKEKQLTNVRSATKDDTVKLKTPRTHSLEQALEYLNDDEYCEITPKSVRLRKKILNKGERERAEKHRKTSQAGV from the coding sequence ATGCATGCAAGAGAAAACATCCGCAATATCGCGATTATCGCCCACGTTGACCATGGTAAAACGACATTGGTCGACAAGCTGCTTCAACAATCTGGTACATTCCGTGAGCATGAAGCCGTTCAAGAGCGGGCGATGGACTCCAATGATTTGGAACGCGAACGCGGGATTACCATCCTGGCCAAAAATACGGCGATCACGTATAAAGAAAATCTGATCAACATCGTGGACACGCCAGGACACGCCGACTTTGGCGGCGAGGTTGAACGGATTATGAAAATGGTTGACGGCGTATTGCTTGTTGTCGACGCTTATGAAGGCTGCATGCCGCAAACGAAATTCGTGCTTCGCAAGGCGCTTGAGCATCAACTGACGCCAATCGTTGTCGTGAATAAAATCGACCGTCCGGCCGCTCGTCCGGCAGAAGTGATCGACGAAGTGCTGGATCTGTTCATTGAGCTTGGCGCGAACGACGACCAGCTGGAATTCCCGGTTGTTTATGCTTCCGCATTGATGGGCACGTCCAGCCTCGATCCGGAGAAGCAGGATGAGAACATGGAGGCGCTCTACGAAACGATCGTCAGCCATATTCCGCATCCGACCGAAACGATGGATGAGCCGCTGCAATTCCTTGTTACGCTGCTCGACTACAACGAATACCTGGGCCGTATCGCGGTCGGCCGCGTTAACCGCGGTGTTATTCGCCAAGGCCAGCCGGTTGCCGTGATGACGCGCGAAGGCGCGGTTAAACAGGCCCGCATCGAGAAGCTGTTTGGCTTCCAGGGCTTGAAGCGGATTGAGATCGACGAAGCGGGAGCGGGCGATATTATCGCTGTTGCCGGCATTCGCGAAATCAACATCGGTGAAACGATTGCCGATTCTTCTAAACCGGAAGCACTGCCGGTGCTTAAAATTGACGAGCCTACGCTGCAAATGACGTTCCTCGTCAACAACAGCCCGTTCGCAGGACGCGAAGGCAAATGGGTTACCAGCCGCAAGCTGCGTGAGCGCTTGTTCAAAGAGCTGGAAACCGACGTTGCGCTGCGCGTGGATGAAACGGACAGCCCGGACGCATTTATCGTATCCGGACGCGGCGAGCTTCACCTCGGCATCCTGATCGAAAATATGCGCCGCGAAGGTTATGAGCTTCAAGTTTCCAAGCCGGAAGTTATCATCAAGGAAGAAGACGGCAAAAAACAAGAGCCGTACGAACGCCTTCTGATCGACGTGCCGGAAGAAAGCATGGGCGCGGTTATGGAAAGCCTTGGAACGCGCAAAGCGGAAATGGTCAACATGATCAACAACGGCACCGGCCAGGTCCGTTTGGAGTTTATTATTCCGGCACGCGGCTTGATCGGCTACCGTACGCAATTTTTGACACTGACTCGCGGCTACGGCATTATGAACCATGCGTTCGACAGCTACGGACCGCTTGCTACCGGTGTTGGCGGCCGTCACCAAGGCGTGCTCGTATCGAGCGAGACCGGAACGTCGACGTTCTACGGCATGCTGGGCGTTGAAGACCGCGGTATTCTGTTCGTAGAGCCAGGTACGGAAATTTATGAAGGCATGATCGTTGGCGAACATACACGCGACAACGACATTATCGTTAACATTTGTAAAGAGAAGCAGCTGACAAACGTCCGCTCTGCTACGAAAGACGATACGGTCAAGCTGAAAACGCCTCGCACCCACTCGCTGGAGCAGGCGCTGGAATACTTGAATGACGATGAATATTGCGAAATTACGCCAAAATCGGTCCGTCTGCGTAAAAAGATTTTGAACAAAGGCGAACGCGAACGTGCGGAGAAACACCGCAAAACGTCGCAAGCCGGCGTTTAA
- a CDS encoding YlaH-like family protein: MQHWLSEHHFVSYVLILGFTIYIFNTVFRAQQRLPILKEVLVYLLMAIGAFVLMILQVDKLPIIQCMGIAVIMMLMLRGRQLYDKYKKKKAERGAVNEAEPGR, translated from the coding sequence ATGCAGCATTGGTTAAGCGAACATCATTTCGTTTCCTATGTGCTTATATTGGGATTTACGATTTATATTTTCAATACCGTTTTTCGGGCGCAGCAAAGACTGCCGATTTTGAAAGAAGTTCTCGTATACCTCCTGATGGCAATCGGCGCCTTTGTGCTTATGATTCTTCAAGTTGACAAGCTTCCCATTATTCAATGCATGGGAATTGCCGTCATTATGATGCTGATGCTCCGCGGCCGCCAGCTGTACGACAAGTATAAGAAAAAAAAGGCGGAACGCGGCGCCGTGAACGAAGCGGAGCCAGGCCGGTAG
- a CDS encoding LCP family protein, whose protein sequence is MSQNALPPRASGKTAPKSGKGKKKKRPVLRVLLSLMLVVLVVVALYLGNIVKKAGDALDTSSTVDNVTVPAAESVKKKAVGIVLLGMDTRPKGGTMNTDVMMVAVFNPNTKTATVVSMPRDTLIELDGYKERKANSYYANFYNQAIEEKGLSKDAAKEDARQAMSRMMSKYYGIDIKYTGIINFQGFVDVVDALHGIKADVDINMRYVDTADGTNINLKKGVQTLNGQQTLDFVRYRKSNDGSNMSSDFDRNQRESQVLSLITDKMKSLNGVTKLGDVIEAVGKNFSIDMPSNEMQNMLKTYFGISSSDITLIQLEGTWKSPYVYLDESKLDEARAALQAKMAE, encoded by the coding sequence GTGTCACAAAATGCGTTGCCTCCAAGAGCTTCGGGCAAAACCGCTCCAAAATCCGGCAAGGGGAAAAAGAAAAAGCGGCCTGTGCTGCGTGTACTTTTAAGCTTGATGCTGGTTGTCCTCGTTGTTGTTGCGCTCTATTTGGGCAATATCGTGAAAAAAGCCGGCGATGCGCTTGATACGTCCAGCACGGTTGATAATGTTACGGTTCCTGCTGCCGAATCCGTCAAGAAAAAAGCAGTGGGCATTGTACTGCTAGGCATGGACACCCGTCCCAAAGGCGGGACAATGAATACGGACGTGATGATGGTTGCGGTATTTAACCCGAATACCAAAACGGCTACCGTTGTTTCGATGCCGCGCGATACGCTGATTGAACTGGACGGCTATAAGGAACGGAAAGCAAACAGCTATTATGCGAATTTTTACAATCAGGCGATTGAAGAAAAAGGCTTAAGCAAGGACGCGGCGAAAGAAGACGCGCGCCAAGCGATGAGCCGCATGATGAGCAAATATTACGGCATTGACATTAAATATACCGGCATCATTAATTTCCAAGGTTTTGTCGATGTTGTAGATGCGCTTCACGGCATTAAAGCCGATGTCGATATCAACATGAGGTATGTAGATACGGCTGACGGCACCAACATTAACTTGAAAAAAGGCGTGCAGACGCTGAACGGCCAGCAGACGCTGGATTTTGTCCGATATCGGAAATCGAATGACGGCTCCAACATGTCGAGCGATTTTGACCGGAACCAGCGGGAAAGCCAGGTGCTTAGCCTCATTACCGACAAGATGAAATCGTTAAACGGCGTAACGAAGCTGGGCGATGTGATTGAAGCGGTAGGCAAAAACTTCTCGATCGATATGCCTTCAAACGAAATGCAAAACATGCTGAAAACGTATTTTGGCATATCCAGCTCGGACATTACGCTTATTCAGCTTGAAGGAACATGGAAAAGTCCTTATGTGTATCTGGATGAATCCAAGCTCGATGAAGCCCGTGCGGCGCTTCAGGCAAAAATGGCGGAATGA
- a CDS encoding YhcN/YlaJ family sporulation lipoprotein, whose protein sequence is MYKLIAAVLVMLLAAGCGTVARNETSPSPQNNKNVRVQQTDPRAPAKASSADVANHLEQLARSVPGVKKAHAVVMGNTAVVGIDVDGNLDRSRVGTIKYSVAEAFHKDPYGINALVTADMDLSKRIAELGADIRRGKPVTGFAEEMADIMGRIIPQVPRDVMPKDDDHVQQQQAPAAPAPVQTNQMHHHHH, encoded by the coding sequence ATGTATAAGCTGATAGCTGCAGTTCTCGTCATGCTGCTTGCGGCAGGCTGCGGTACTGTAGCGCGGAATGAAACATCACCCTCTCCCCAAAATAATAAAAACGTTCGGGTGCAGCAGACCGATCCGAGGGCGCCGGCAAAAGCCAGTTCCGCAGATGTTGCAAACCATTTGGAGCAGCTGGCTCGCTCCGTACCCGGCGTCAAAAAGGCTCACGCAGTAGTGATGGGCAATACGGCGGTAGTGGGCATTGATGTTGACGGCAATCTGGACCGTTCCCGTGTCGGAACCATTAAATATTCGGTTGCGGAAGCTTTCCATAAAGACCCTTATGGCATTAACGCGCTTGTAACGGCCGACATGGATCTCTCGAAACGGATTGCCGAGCTTGGCGCGGACATTCGCCGGGGCAAGCCGGTAACCGGCTTTGCCGAGGAAATGGCCGATATTATGGGCCGCATTATCCCGCAGGTTCCGCGTGATGTCATGCCTAAAGACGACGACCACGTTCAGCAGCAGCAAGCTCCGGCCGCTCCTGCTCCTGTTCAGACCAACCAAATGCATCATCACCATCATTAA
- a CDS encoding PhoH family protein has translation MKKIFVLDTNVLLHDPQAIFAFDDNEVIIPAVVLEEIDSKKRLADELGRNARSVSRLLDKMRGEGQLHEGIPLPKGGVLKVELNHKSFIRLQEMFGDVTNDNRILAVALNYRLEQEDLAASGTVTAAREVILVSKDVLVRIKADVLGVQAQDYLSDRIIMSSDIYSGYVTLFVHPAVIDEFYTYRYLAVEALQLPVQLNPNEFVILRDEMGSSKSALLRVSMDGGKLEPLYLSNDAVWGITARNAQQRMALELLLNDDIPLVTLNGKAGTGKTLLALAAGLMKVEDEHKYKKLLIARPVVPMGKDIGYLPGEKDEKLRPWMQPIYDNLEFLFDTKKSGDIDKILMGLGSIQVEALTYIRGRSIPGQFIIIDEAQNLTKHEVKTIVSRVGEGSKIVLMGDPEQIDHPYLDSISNGLTHIVERFKGESISGHMTLEKGERSKLAQLAADLL, from the coding sequence ATGAAAAAAATATTCGTGCTCGATACCAATGTGCTGCTCCATGATCCGCAAGCGATATTTGCCTTCGATGACAATGAGGTCATCATACCTGCGGTGGTGTTGGAAGAAATCGATTCGAAGAAGCGGCTGGCTGACGAGCTGGGAAGGAATGCGCGGTCCGTATCGCGGCTTTTGGATAAAATGCGGGGAGAAGGGCAGCTGCATGAAGGCATCCCGCTTCCGAAAGGCGGCGTACTGAAGGTCGAGCTGAATCATAAAAGTTTCATTAGGCTGCAAGAGATGTTTGGCGATGTAACCAACGATAACCGGATACTGGCGGTTGCGCTGAATTACCGGCTGGAGCAGGAAGATCTGGCAGCAAGCGGCACGGTTACCGCCGCAAGGGAAGTTATCCTGGTCAGTAAAGACGTGCTGGTCCGGATTAAAGCAGACGTACTTGGCGTTCAAGCGCAAGATTATTTATCCGATCGCATTATTATGTCTTCGGACATCTATTCGGGTTATGTGACGTTATTTGTCCATCCGGCAGTGATTGACGAATTTTATACTTATCGTTATCTTGCGGTTGAGGCGCTTCAGCTTCCTGTACAGCTGAATCCGAATGAATTTGTTATATTACGCGATGAAATGGGCTCCTCGAAGTCCGCTTTGCTCCGGGTAAGCATGGATGGAGGGAAACTCGAGCCGCTTTATTTAAGCAACGACGCCGTGTGGGGCATTACGGCCCGCAACGCGCAGCAGCGGATGGCATTGGAGCTGCTCCTCAACGACGACATTCCTCTCGTGACGCTAAACGGCAAAGCCGGCACCGGCAAAACGCTGCTTGCGCTTGCTGCCGGTTTAATGAAAGTAGAGGATGAGCATAAATACAAAAAGCTTTTAATTGCGAGACCGGTTGTTCCGATGGGCAAAGATATCGGCTATTTGCCGGGTGAAAAAGACGAGAAGCTGCGTCCGTGGATGCAGCCGATTTACGATAATCTGGAATTTTTGTTCGATACTAAAAAATCAGGAGACATTGATAAAATTTTGATGGGCCTTGGCAGCATCCAGGTGGAAGCATTGACCTATATTCGGGGCCGTTCCATTCCAGGCCAGTTCATTATTATCGATGAAGCTCAAAATTTAACGAAACATGAAGTGAAAACAATCGTTTCCCGGGTTGGTGAAGGAAGTAAAATTGTACTGATGGGCGATCCCGAGCAAATCGATCATCCGTATTTGGACTCCATCAGCAATGGCTTGACACATATTGTAGAGCGTTTCAAAGGGGAGTCAATCAGCGGCCATATGACGCTGGAAAAAGGCGAGCGTTCGAAGCTTGCCCAGCTGGCCGCAGACCTGCTCTAG
- a CDS encoding DUF2626 family protein, whose amino-acid sequence MARMYRVLGFLCLLIALMAFAGHKIEFSILFFAQAVAFVFLGYLRFTERTYIVMFWGYMIIAFVGFSYWSVFEYSNPF is encoded by the coding sequence ATGGCACGCATGTACCGGGTACTCGGTTTCCTTTGCTTGCTTATCGCGCTGATGGCTTTTGCTGGCCATAAGATCGAATTTTCGATCCTGTTTTTCGCCCAAGCCGTCGCGTTCGTTTTTCTTGGTTATTTAAGGTTTACGGAAAGAACATACATTGTAATGTTTTGGGGATATATGATTATTGCTTTTGTCGGATTCAGCTATTGGTCCGTATTTGAATACAGTAATCCGTTCTAA
- a CDS encoding RsfA family transcriptional regulator — protein sequence MTAVRQDAWSPDDDLILAEVTLRHIREGSTQLAAFEEVGERIGRTSAACGFRWNSCVRKRYEDAIQLAKQQRQKRNYLKKQTVAAPHVSSLSVFETEERPFKTTDVSMTEEALSIDTVIRFLRQWKTTYQELNRQIKTLEKELKEKEEDLYRLQSDNERLSKEVNNVQTDYRAVNDDYKTLIQIMDRARRLAVLNQDEEAKPRFKMDANGNLERIE from the coding sequence ATGACAGCCGTCAGACAAGATGCCTGGAGTCCCGACGACGATTTGATTCTCGCCGAGGTCACCTTGCGGCATATTCGCGAGGGAAGCACGCAGCTCGCTGCGTTTGAGGAAGTAGGAGAACGGATCGGAAGGACTTCTGCGGCCTGCGGATTTCGATGGAACAGCTGTGTCCGCAAAAGGTATGAAGATGCAATACAACTTGCCAAGCAACAACGGCAAAAAAGAAATTATTTAAAAAAACAGACGGTTGCTGCCCCGCATGTCTCGTCTTTATCCGTGTTTGAAACGGAGGAACGGCCATTTAAGACGACGGACGTGTCTATGACGGAGGAGGCATTGTCCATTGATACGGTGATCCGCTTTTTGCGTCAATGGAAGACGACCTACCAGGAATTGAACAGGCAAATCAAGACTCTTGAAAAAGAACTGAAAGAAAAAGAAGAGGATTTATACCGTTTGCAATCGGATAATGAGAGATTATCAAAAGAAGTAAACAACGTTCAGACTGATTACCGTGCTGTAAACGATGATTACAAAACGCTGATTCAAATTATGGATCGCGCGCGCAGGCTTGCCGTGCTGAACCAGGATGAAGAGGCTAAACCCCGCTTCAAAATGGACGCGAACGGCAACTTGGAACGAATTGAATAG
- a CDS encoding ketopantoate reductase family protein yields the protein MNRTAEVLFHMEMDVIGGGSIGLLFAAKLALSGQKVNVWTRTERQAGEINSSGLTLIGESGPTASNIRVASYPVRISGRDGVSSGEPRMALLTVKQAAITEELILFLGELLSHPGSVIICLQNGIGHLEKLEASLPHAEVLAAVTTEGARRINGCSVQHTGRGELWFGKAAPHGAENETGKGENVGMRPDNRHILFLDILNAAGFRSFLSNDMNNRIFQKLLINAVINPLTAIYDVRNGELPEHPLRLRLMEALYEETAALLMASGWKPQGDGWQNIMGVCRATAANVSSMLSDVRAGRPTEIEWINGGIVRLAERLGSKAPLNEALLAIVKKLLPDESGKRCEP from the coding sequence ATGAATCGTACAGCAGAGGTGTTATTTCACATGGAGATGGATGTCATTGGCGGAGGCTCGATCGGCTTGCTTTTTGCAGCCAAGCTGGCGCTTAGCGGCCAGAAAGTAAATGTATGGACCCGAACAGAGCGGCAGGCGGGTGAAATCAACAGCAGCGGTTTAACGCTGATCGGCGAGTCTGGACCGACTGCCTCGAATATACGGGTTGCATCATATCCTGTCCGTATATCCGGCCGGGACGGCGTATCCAGCGGCGAGCCGCGAATGGCGCTGCTAACGGTGAAACAAGCTGCGATTACGGAAGAGCTGATCCTGTTTTTGGGCGAGCTGCTCAGCCATCCGGGATCGGTTATCATTTGCTTGCAGAACGGCATTGGCCACTTGGAGAAGCTGGAAGCTTCCCTCCCGCATGCGGAGGTTCTTGCCGCCGTCACAACAGAAGGAGCGCGCCGGATAAACGGCTGCTCGGTTCAGCATACAGGCCGCGGCGAGCTGTGGTTCGGGAAGGCTGCCCCCCATGGAGCGGAGAACGAAACCGGCAAGGGAGAAAATGTCGGAATGCGTCCGGACAATAGGCATATTTTGTTCCTTGACATTTTAAATGCAGCAGGATTCCGCAGCTTTCTGTCGAATGATATGAATAATCGGATTTTCCAAAAGCTGCTCATTAACGCGGTTATTAATCCTTTAACTGCGATTTATGATGTACGAAACGGAGAATTGCCGGAGCATCCGCTCCGTCTGCGGCTAATGGAGGCTTTGTACGAGGAGACAGCAGCTTTGCTGATGGCTTCGGGTTGGAAGCCGCAGGGGGATGGGTGGCAGAACATCATGGGCGTTTGCCGCGCAACCGCGGCGAATGTGTCCTCTATGCTGAGCGATGTAAGAGCTGGCCGCCCAACCGAAATCGAGTGGATTAACGGAGGGATTGTACGGCTGGCGGAGCGCCTTGGCTCGAAAGCCCCGCTGAATGAAGCGCTTTTGGCCATCGTGAAGAAGCTGCTGCCTGATGAATCCGGCAAACGATGCGAACCTTAA
- a CDS encoding DUF3397 domain-containing protein — MLLDGLKSLYAYLAVIPVIPFLLIYFGYQFITEDRKKAFRLAMDVTTVFLIGCVAMLLNKLFDGSFGIYTILLIMLLGGGLLGNVQFRKKGAVDVKKVFRAIWRLSFFMMSVLYVLLMVIAASKAIFFQA; from the coding sequence ATGTTGTTGGATGGACTGAAATCACTGTATGCCTATCTGGCCGTCATACCTGTCATCCCATTCCTTCTTATTTATTTCGGTTACCAATTCATTACCGAGGACCGGAAAAAAGCGTTTCGTCTCGCGATGGATGTGACAACCGTTTTTCTCATCGGCTGCGTGGCAATGCTGCTAAATAAGCTGTTTGACGGATCTTTTGGCATTTATACCATTTTACTGATTATGCTCCTTGGCGGCGGTCTTCTCGGCAATGTGCAGTTTCGGAAAAAAGGCGCCGTCGATGTCAAAAAAGTGTTCCGCGCCATTTGGCGGCTTAGTTTTTTTATGATGAGCGTGCTTTATGTGCTGCTGATGGTCATTGCAGCGAGCAAGGCGATTTTTTTTCAAGCTTAG
- the bshC gene encoding bacillithiol biosynthesis cysteine-adding enzyme BshC — MKTEIYMMPSAQPLTEAYIHQTDSNVDSLYGYHPERDEDWSRRLKRLQDHPGSRADASDVAKVLRTYNEKHHAHPNAMLAIKSIAEGAPVIVGGQQAGLWTGPIMVIHKAITIIQAARFASQKLGTAVVPVFWIAGEDHDWDEANHAYVMAADQSLRKLTVQRPEGPRTAVSRTVLDESSWAAALEELEQSLPHSEFKEGMLQQLKQAAEGANTLSDSFARILGYLFGEQGLVLIDADDAGLRKLESPMFTRLIERNDELEQAYAGTAEQMKQLGYPLQADVVAGSANLFVFQQDNGNERTLLHKRDGLFQDRKGVVSWTKEELLALAADRPEQLSNNVLTRPLMQDYVFPVLATVLGPGEIAYWGTTGEAFRTLGMEMPIILPRLSFTLVEGTIDKHMAKYELSFEDVVKRFDERKEAWLKEQDQLSIEEKFAAAKQAFNDLYEPIVSLAASVQQGLAKLGETNRQKIVEQIEYLESKTKDAFSKQYEASIRQLDRIYSTLCPEGKPQERVVNCTVYWNRFGQDIIGKLLELPFDRSGTHRIVYLSREE; from the coding sequence ATGAAAACAGAAATTTACATGATGCCAAGCGCTCAGCCTTTGACGGAAGCGTATATCCATCAAACGGATTCGAATGTGGATTCGTTATACGGATACCATCCGGAAAGGGATGAGGATTGGAGCAGAAGGCTTAAGCGCCTGCAGGATCATCCAGGCAGCAGAGCCGATGCTTCCGATGTAGCAAAGGTTCTCCGGACATATAACGAAAAACATCACGCACATCCCAATGCTATGCTTGCAATCAAATCGATTGCAGAAGGCGCCCCTGTTATTGTAGGCGGCCAGCAGGCCGGCTTGTGGACGGGTCCGATCATGGTTATCCATAAAGCAATCACCATTATTCAGGCTGCCCGCTTCGCTTCTCAGAAGCTGGGGACAGCCGTTGTTCCGGTCTTCTGGATCGCGGGTGAGGATCATGACTGGGATGAAGCCAATCACGCTTACGTGATGGCGGCTGACCAAAGTTTGCGCAAGCTGACCGTGCAGCGGCCGGAAGGCCCGAGAACGGCAGTGAGCCGTACGGTGCTGGATGAGAGCAGCTGGGCGGCTGCGCTGGAAGAGCTGGAGCAGTCGCTGCCCCATTCCGAATTCAAGGAAGGCATGCTGCAGCAGCTGAAGCAAGCGGCGGAAGGCGCGAACACGCTTTCGGATAGCTTTGCGCGTATCCTCGGTTATTTGTTTGGCGAGCAAGGGCTTGTACTTATTGATGCGGATGATGCCGGATTGCGCAAGCTGGAGAGCCCGATGTTTACCCGGCTTATCGAACGGAACGATGAGCTGGAGCAGGCTTATGCCGGCACTGCTGAGCAAATGAAGCAGCTTGGTTATCCGCTGCAGGCGGACGTGGTGGCAGGCAGTGCCAATCTGTTTGTGTTTCAACAGGATAACGGCAATGAGCGGACCTTGCTTCATAAACGCGACGGCTTGTTTCAAGACCGTAAAGGCGTTGTATCGTGGACGAAGGAGGAGCTGCTGGCGCTTGCGGCAGACCGTCCCGAGCAATTAAGCAACAATGTGCTGACCCGTCCTCTGATGCAGGATTATGTGTTCCCGGTGCTGGCAACGGTGCTTGGTCCGGGCGAAATTGCTTATTGGGGCACAACCGGCGAGGCGTTCCGGACGCTGGGCATGGAAATGCCGATTATTTTGCCGCGCCTGTCGTTTACGCTTGTGGAAGGCACGATTGATAAACATATGGCCAAATACGAACTGAGCTTCGAAGATGTGGTGAAACGGTTTGACGAGCGGAAGGAAGCTTGGCTGAAAGAACAGGACCAGCTGTCCATTGAAGAGAAGTTTGCCGCAGCCAAGCAGGCTTTTAACGACCTGTACGAACCGATTGTAAGCCTTGCTGCTTCGGTTCAACAAGGGCTTGCCAAGCTTGGGGAGACAAACCGGCAAAAGATTGTGGAGCAAATTGAATATTTGGAATCCAAAACAAAAGATGCATTCAGCAAGCAATACGAAGCGTCCATCCGGCAGCTGGACCGCATTTATTCGACTTTGTGTCCGGAGGGCAAGCCTCAGGAACGGGTAGTGAACTGCACGGTATATTGGAACCGGTTCGGACAAGATATCATTGGCAAGCTGCTGGAGCTGCCGTTTGACCGCAGCGGCACCCATCGAATCGTATATTTATCGCGGGAGGAATAA